The window ATTAATCCttaacctgtcgggttggggATACCGTttgaataaacaaaaaaaaaaaaaaaaccaacttAGGTTGGTAAAATGTTTAATTCATTAACTAGTAAATATATTTTGAAGTATTAAAAattctctcttttatgtttaagtGTTATTAGTAAATTGGAGAATCAAAAATATAATAGTACCATTATATAAGTGAGTGATCATAAAACCAACTAATTATGTGTATTATACTTAGATGAAATATTTGCAATTCACATCGAAATTACTATATCTGTATTTCATATCGGTGGCATTGTTTTTTTAATTCCTGGAgcatatttgaataaataaataaataagaagaaaTGATAGTGACCCAAACTAATTTTAATATGACACCCATTTTCGAAGGTCAGAAAAACGTTATTGTAAATTTTACTCGTAAACTCAGACTCAAATGAACTTAGAATGGATTAAAAAATTCCAACCAACAAGGTTAATGATGTCTCTCCTTTCAAGTATTATTATTATAGCCATTAAGATCAAAAGTTGCTAAGAGTGCACTTTGCTCTGGGAGGATCTTTGCATTTCAATGCCTCATCTCCCTCTTTGTTAAATTTATTTGGAATTCCAATCTTATTAACTTGGTTAGACGAGACTTTAGCTTCATGATTTCCCACCTTCACTCTTACATCCCTTTGTCTATGAGCTCGAGATTCCTTGTTGACCAAGTCATTTATGCTTCCAATTAATTCATCATTTTCTGAAACGAAAATAACGTTTCTAATTAAGTCATTTATTAGAATATTGGTTGGTCAAATCTTAGTTTCAGTTAaggttaaaataataataataataataataataataataataataataataataataataataataataataataataatgcaaaagTTTATTTAAGCCTCTAGTCTTCACATAATATGAGCCATAATTTTCTCGCTAATTAACGAGAATTTACCGGGACTAGATAGAACTGCACGTGGACGTAAGGCAGCAGAATTAGATCTTGCAATTTGTTTTGGCCTCTCACCAACTTGTTTGCTATTCTTCAATATTCCTGTAAATCATAATATGATTTATTCAAGATTCTAAGAATCGAATCAGCTATTGAATCGGTTAAATTAGAGGTttaatagtttaaaaatttaattaaaattaaattacatgTAATAAAATAGTACATATATGTACAAAACAtacgttttttttttgtgttttattaaaattaactgcTAAAAACTGGATCGGTTCGGCCGATTTatcagtttttgaaatttttgtacTAATTTAGTTGACAAAGAAGTTTTTATCTGAACTGAATtagttttgtagttttttttttggttaattgaATCGAACAGGCTGATTTAGTTCGATTTTTAAAACTATGGATTTATTAGATCCAACCcaataattattctattggtccttatagttttaccaaatttgtaatgaagtttttatatttttttttcaattaagttcctatattatttttaattttataattagatcattttcatgtaaaaaatattaaaacgaACAGAATATTCTTCTCAAAAAATATATGGTCAAAGATTTAGTTAGGTTTTTAGTTATAgatactttaaaattttaatttgcaaAGAAATATTCAATtgactctaatattttttagagTAGAAagaatctaattataaaattagaaacGGTA is drawn from Arachis hypogaea cultivar Tifrunner chromosome 12, arahy.Tifrunner.gnm2.J5K5, whole genome shotgun sequence and contains these coding sequences:
- the LOC114924001 gene encoding uncharacterized protein; translated protein: MLNDLQDLELVCTCIFLLYPRLKVRTEDQDDDDDFSESDSESRVFLKFIDSLHFEGILKNSKQVGERPKQIARSNSAALRPRAVLSSPENDELIGSINDLVNKESRAHRQRDVRVKVGNHEAKVSSNQVNKIGIPNKFNKEGDEALKCKDPPRAKCTLSNF